The genomic stretch AACCGGGGAAGCGGGGCGGGAAGCCTTGTATTCGCGGACTACGGATCACGGTGTACGATGTACTTGAGTATCTCGCTTCAGGCATGTCCGAGGATGAGATTCTCAGCGACTTTCCGGACCTCACCCGCGAGGACATTCGTGCCTGCTTGGCATTCGCAGCCGACCGCGAGCGACGACTTCTTGAGATTCCGCCACCGTGAACCTGCTTTTCGACCAGAATCTGTCGCACCGGCTCGTGCGTTTCCTTGCAGACATATTCCCAAACAGTAACCACGTCCGCAACGTCGGGCTTGGCCGCGCGGATGACGATGCCGTCTGGCAGTATGCGGCGGCGCACGGCTTTGCGATCGTCTCCAAGGATTCGGACTTCCACCAGCTCAGCTTTCTGCGCGGCCACCCACCGAAGGTAGTCTGGGTACGCCGCGGCAACTGTTCCACAGACGAGATTGAATCGTTGCTCCGGCAACATGAGGCGGATCTGCGTGCGTTCGAGCGGGACGCCGACGCCTCTTTCGTGGTGCTGTCGTGACCCGATCTGGCCGAACCCGCCGCTCCAGGCGACGGCCAAAAGCGGGCCGCGCCTGAGCGGCACGACGTTCGGCAGCGAGAGAGCACCAATGATCGCAGACGGTCCCAAGAGCGTTCCAGGCGCTGAGCGAGAATGGATTGGCGACAAGTTGAGGAGTGGTCGGATCGACCGCCGCGGACCGGCGCCGCACTATCTTCGCTGTCTCGCTCTAGTCGACGCCTCGGGCGATGGGGGTACGCGCGGTGGCTGACTACCCTGAACGCACATACCAATTCCTTTCTCGAGCCTACCAGGTCGTGAAAGTTCTGGCGGTGACGAGCGTTTCCATCGCTGGTGTGCTGGTCTCAATCGTCGCGCTCGATATCAAGATCAGCAGCTCATGGTGGCAGGTGAAAGTCCCCCTCTTCGCTTTTGCTGCCGTCGCTACCGCGCTTGTTCTCCTCTACGGAGTCACTGTCGTTGTGCTCGGTCTTCTACTGAAGGATGCGCTCAGCACGTTATCCTTCTTCAGGAATCTCTCGAAGAACCTGAAGGCCTCGGTCTCCCGGCTCGAAGGCATTGCGTACAACGACCCCATCACCGGAATTGGGAATTCGCACGCCCTCCAGAGGGAGATTCTCAAAGGAAATGAAGCGGGTTACTTGGGGCGGTGCCTGATCCTCCTCGACCTGCAGAACTTCGGCGAGATCAACAAAAAATACAACCATTGGAAAGGTGATGAGTACCTCAGGAACTTTGCCCACAAGGTGACGACGGGAACCCGCCGGGACGAATTCCTCTTCAAGAAGCGCCCAATCAGCGCCGCGACGGAAGAAACCGACGAGGGGACAAGGGTGGAGGTAGACGATGTGAAGGCTTTCCGACGAAACTCTGGAGGCGACGAGTTCTTCGTCTTGCTGCAAGGTACGATCGTGGATGGTTTGGGCTACCTCACCCGATTGCAGAAACGCCAAGGCGAGTTCGAAGAGATGTCAATGCAGCTCCTCGGTGCCAAGCACATCTTCGGGTTTCATGCGGGGCTGGTCGCTGTAGGGAAGGACGAGTCTTACGAGTCAGTCAACAAGCGTGTCTCGGAATGCCTCGGTCTCGCCCTCGACAAGGATTCCCCGCTTCTTCTCTACTGGAATCCGAAAGAGCTGCCGGAGCTAGCGGCGGGATCGATCGGCAGGAGAATAGTGGACGATGCGACTCTGCTATTCCGCAAGGCGGACTAAGCGGACAGAGCGGCGTCCTTGGTTGCGCTCCATTGGCTTCGACATCCACATCGACAAGCTCGTGTTGCTATCGAGGCGTCAGACGGCCGAACACCTATAAGGCCTCCGTTGTCAAGAAGACGCGGCGGTAGCGTCACGGGGGCGGGGGGCGCTCGCGGGAAGCAGACGCGGCGGGCACGCTGAGGAGGGTGAGCTGACTTCGTTTCACAGCGGGTGCAGAAGCTGTGGTCTGCACCAAACACCTATTGAGGCTCTGTCGTCGAGGATCGCTGGTGCCGAGTCGACGATGCGAAGCGATAGGGCAAGCTTCAACGGCCTAGAAACTCATCGATGCCCTCGTACCGGCGACTCAAAGCAGGCGGGCTCTGGCACGCAGCCAGTCCGAGTTAGTGCCCGCCTCGGCGGGCCTGTCCCGCCGAGGCGCGGCGGCTCGCAGCGTCGAGCATCTCGATCTCGCCCAGGCGACCGGTGTTCTTCGACTCGGTGCTGCCGGCAATCTCGATCCGCGATGCCGTCAGGTGGCCGCGGCTGGCCGCGCGTTGACATTGCCGAAGAGCGCGTGGTAACCGACTCGATCGTCAGGTGAGTCGCGGCTGCACCTTCGCAGCCAACTCCGTCACCTGCCAATGTCGCTCTTCTCAAGGAGTCCATGTGCCGCCACTCCAGGGTCTCAAGCTACTCGATCTGTCACGCCAGCTGCCGGGGCCGTTCGCCTCGATGATGCTCGCCGATCTCGGCGCCGACGTGCTGGTGATCGCCGCGCCCAACGATCCCATGGGCCTCGGCCTTCCGCTGGTGCAGCGCAACAAGCGCAGCATGACGCTCAACTTGAAGGCGCCCGCAGGCAAGGAAATCTTCAATCGCCTGGCCCAAGACGCCGACATCATCCTCGAAGGCTTCCGGCCCGGCGTCAGCGAACGGCTGGGGATCGATTACGCCACGATGGCGGCGCTCAACCCGCGCCTGATCTACTGCTCGATCTCGGGCTACGGGCAGGACGGGCCGTACCGCAACCAAGTCGGCCACGACATCAACTACCTCGGATACGCCGGCGTGCTCGGCATCTCGGGGCCGGCCGGCGGCCCACCAGTATCGGCCGGGGTGCAGATTGCCGACATCGGCGGCGGCGCGCAGATGGCCGTGATCGGCATCTTGGCGGCGCTGCTGGCGCGCCAGCACACCGGTCGCGGCCAATACCTTGACATCTCGATGATGGACGGCTCGGTGACCTGGAACGTCTTTCACATGCTGATGTACCTCGTCACCGGCAGCCTGCCACAGCGCGGCCAGACCCGCCTCACCGGTCACCACCCGTGCTACGCGATCTACGAGACCAGCGACGGTAAGTACGTTACCGTCGGCGCGCTCGAAGAGCATTTTTGGAAGAACCTCTGCGTCGCCCTGGGCGTGGAGGACTTCATCCCGGATCAATTCGCCGAAGGCGCCCGGCGCGAAGAGATGTTCCGGGTCATCCGGGAGAAGTTTTGCAGTCAGACACAGGCCGAGTGGCTGAAGCAGCTGGCGCCGATCGACATCTGCTTCGGCCCGGTGAGCGATATCTGCGAGGTCTTCGAGGACCCGCAGGTGCGACATCGCGGCCTGCTGCCGGTAATAGACGGGCAGCGGGCGGTGGCCTCGCCGCTGAAGTTCTCCCAAACCCCGCCGAGGCCGCCGTCACTGCCGCCGGACTTCGGCCAGCACAGCGCCGAAGTGCTGCGCGAGTTGGGCTTCAGCGACGCGGACATACAACGGCTGAAGGCCGAGAAGACCGTCTGAGCACAAGGCCGCCGACACCGGCGCACGGAGGAGACATGGATTTCGGATTCAGTGCAGAGCAAGACATGCTGCGGCAGAGTGCGCGCCAGTTCCTCGAAGGCGAGTGCGCCATGACTTACGTGCGCAAGATGATGGACGAGGAGCGCGGCTATTCCGAAGAGCCGTGGCAGAAGATGGCCGGCCTAGGCTGGCAGGGACTGATCATTCCCGAGGAGTTCGGCGGCTCCGGGCTCACCATGGTGGACCTCATCGTGGTACTCGAAGAGATGGGCCGCGTCGTCATGCCCGGGCCGTTCTACGCCACCGTCA from Deltaproteobacteria bacterium encodes the following:
- a CDS encoding DUF433 domain-containing protein, with product MDYRALITIEPGKRGGKPCIRGLRITVYDVLEYLASGMSEDEILSDFPDLTREDIRACLAFAADRERRLLEIPPP
- a CDS encoding CoA transferase, which produces MPPLQGLKLLDLSRQLPGPFASMMLADLGADVLVIAAPNDPMGLGLPLVQRNKRSMTLNLKAPAGKEIFNRLAQDADIILEGFRPGVSERLGIDYATMAALNPRLIYCSISGYGQDGPYRNQVGHDINYLGYAGVLGISGPAGGPPVSAGVQIADIGGGAQMAVIGILAALLARQHTGRGQYLDISMMDGSVTWNVFHMLMYLVTGSLPQRGQTRLTGHHPCYAIYETSDGKYVTVGALEEHFWKNLCVALGVEDFIPDQFAEGARREEMFRVIREKFCSQTQAEWLKQLAPIDICFGPVSDICEVFEDPQVRHRGLLPVIDGQRAVASPLKFSQTPPRPPSLPPDFGQHSAEVLRELGFSDADIQRLKAEKTV
- a CDS encoding DUF5615 family PIN-like protein gives rise to the protein MNLLFDQNLSHRLVRFLADIFPNSNHVRNVGLGRADDDAVWQYAAAHGFAIVSKDSDFHQLSFLRGHPPKVVWVRRGNCSTDEIESLLRQHEADLRAFERDADASFVVLS
- a CDS encoding GGDEF domain-containing protein, producing MADYPERTYQFLSRAYQVVKVLAVTSVSIAGVLVSIVALDIKISSSWWQVKVPLFAFAAVATALVLLYGVTVVVLGLLLKDALSTLSFFRNLSKNLKASVSRLEGIAYNDPITGIGNSHALQREILKGNEAGYLGRCLILLDLQNFGEINKKYNHWKGDEYLRNFAHKVTTGTRRDEFLFKKRPISAATEETDEGTRVEVDDVKAFRRNSGGDEFFVLLQGTIVDGLGYLTRLQKRQGEFEEMSMQLLGAKHIFGFHAGLVAVGKDESYESVNKRVSECLGLALDKDSPLLLYWNPKELPELAAGSIGRRIVDDATLLFRKAD